TCTTTTACGCGAGGTGGTCTTTTAAAAGAGATGGACGCCTAAAGAGAGGTGGTGTTCCTTTAAAAGAGATGGTATTATACTAGAGGTAGTGGTCGATTATAAAGCggtcccttatgagaggaggtgGTCACTCAGGAGAGGAGGTGGTCGCTTACAAGAggtggtggtcctttaaaagagataattgcttacgagaggtggttgCTTACAAAAGGTGGTTAATTATTAGAATTTGGCCCTTACAAGAGGGGTAGTCAATTATGAGAAGCAGTCCTCATTCTTATCAGAAGATGAGTTCACTTTACGAGAGGTGGTTGTTATAGAGGGGGTCGATTATTAAAAGCCATCCCTTACGAGAGGTAGTAGATTATGAGAAGCGGCCCCTTCTGAGAGGAGGTCGATACCGAGGGTGGTTGCTTACGATGTATGGCTATTAGTCAAGAGATGcatttacataaatttaaacttaggtttgtaaaatatataatattttctacaTTTGCTGGCTTTTCTACATACTATAAATTAGCTGTTGACCGTTAccttagctggtgttgatttttatttaccaCATAAGCTGTTgatgtttcgacattagctggcatTTTTTATACATTAGCGGTTGTTTAAACAAGCTAAATATTCAGCCTGTtgaaatgatttaatatttcaaaacgaggttgttaatatttaatttgcCTCTCTCACCAAAATgaagtaaaacaatttaaataaaattaatcaagtTAACTTTACTGCAGAAACTGCAAgctatgttttaaaattgtactGCTTTGGTGAATGGTGTCTTGTTCTATGATCTGCTATCATCTTCTCTGCCACCTTCCATCCTTCACGCACTACagattttccttactttgtgccATTCTCACACAGTGCAATCCAAATTACATCCATTTACTCCAGCTGTCCAGTGTGAGAGAACGCCTTTGAAGCAGAGGGAGAAGTCGCCTGGCAACTGTGCTGCTTCTACAGACAAGATCTACATTCGCAAGGATCTCAGAAGCCCGCTTGCAGCTACACCAACATTTGCACCCACTGTTGGTAAATACCTTCTTTTTGTTATTCAATATAGGCCATTTTGGTTAACTTTTTACATAAACTTATAATTGAAATGTCAGtaaaattattaacaattttgcAATTGTAACTAATACTTAGTATAAATTTGCTTGTTAACCTTTTCTTAAGCGCAATATATGATTTGTTGTGCTGCGAAAGATAATGCATATTTTGagacaaaatattaatgtataaaatTGGGTGTAAAGTGTGTACCGATATATTCTTTTAACCAATTtatgatttgtatttttttttttaaagacaaacCAGCAACATCAAGAACAGGGCTGTTTGATCAAGGCATCCTTATTAATGTACCAACAAGTACAACAACGCAGCTGAGCACCGAAACCACAACTACAGATCTCAGCACACTGGCTAGTGTGGTCACGTCACTTGCAAACATGAACAAGAAGGGAGAGTCAGGCTCAGCTATTGAAGGTCTAGAAGAAGAGATGCTTGTGATAGCTAACGGCGAAACTAGCGGAGATCTGCAAGCTGGAGGTGACAAGTCAAATATCAGCAAAGCTTTTGATACATTAGCAAAGGCATTGAATGCACAGTCTGAAAATGCTGAAGGCGGTGGCTCTTCAGAATCTGGGTATGTCATTGTTGCAATATGATAAACCCTTCACACTACAATTTtaagtttttaacatttttggtgtccagatttattacaaattttcATACACATTCGCAATTGTATTATCATTGTATGGTCGGGGGGCTATCAGATCATTATACATGTGAAATACCAGGGCAAGAACACATGCAGTAATAATTCAgaacaaaaaataatactgaaacaaatattttaatcaaGTCAATAAATTTGAATCAAAGACAATTATAGTTAAAATATCTCTATTAAACAGTTTGGTTCTCTGCCAGCAAACCTCTTGTAAGTTGTCATGTAAGTGGACTTCCATAACACACGGGTGACTGTCTGCTTCCCAGGGGTCTACTGTGTGTAAATAAATGTCAAGTAAATGATACATTTTGATATGGTAGTACATTCGTTTTGTGTTTAGACATTGTATTTTTGGCTGTTCGTTCAGTTCTGTCACATTCAATGCATACACAGTGCAACTAGTTtgtttactattttatatttatttaggaCCGGTGTTTCATTCAATGGTTCATTGAGTCAATCTGATGATCAACCGCTTGTGGATTTGGAAGGTGCTATATTGAATGAATCTCACATGCAGTTTAAATTGACTACACCATCACCCATGCCACAGTTCCTTAATGTTCACTACATTTGTGAATCAGCATCGAGATTGCTCTTTCTCTCTATGCACTGGGCCAGGAGCATTCAAGCTTTTCAAATTATGGGGTAAGTTGATTGtcaaattttgtttgtatacagtattaagcCTTATTCGCATTTGATTTTGTTCTGTCAAACTAACTGATGGGTTCAGTTGAGTCAGATATTCTGTTTGTTTCTACTTTAATTGATTGTCTCAGGTTTACCAAGTCAGTCGTTGTAACTGACTGTAAGTTACTGATTCTacttagaaataaataaaattaactcTTTAATTGTTATCCATATGCGATTTTCATTTGATTGCATTTTCTCAATTTGTATGGGTGGCGATAAACACATGATGACATATTTACAGAGCTCTGATCTTTTCCCTTGGCAGTTAACTGTTCATGCCTATGCCTATTGCTTGCTCCTAGCAAGATTGTACTAAAAGACATTCCGAATAaacattaatatcataattagaAATTAATTCTTTTGCTGTTAACTCAAGGaactaaaatataaatgcaCATAAAGTAATGTTTTCAATTTAGGCATGGAAAATTAGCTATTTTTACATGAATTTTAAACGCATATTTTGCTTTGTGTCAACAGAAGTGACTGTCACACAGCAATGGTTCAAAAGTGTTGGAGTGAGCTGTTCACCCTTGGGCTTGGACAATGTTCACAATCAATGGCTCTCTCAACCATCCTCACAGCTATTGTGAATCACTTGCAGACCAGCCTACAGCAAGGTCAGTTTCTATACAGTAACAAatttattatatcaataaaTGTGGTGTAACCACTTCATACAATCACATCAGAAGCATcaaaacttcattttttattgTGTGTTTCTCTTGTATGTGTGTTTTTCTTTCTGATTTTTATGCTTAAGTATTGGCCCCTCTCGTATTCTAATTGTTTTCAATGAAACTTTGCACCTTCGTTCATTAACTAttctattattatgcaaaatatttattaaaaacaaccTATTGGAACACTTTcaatttatgaataaaacatgataggttttgtgaaaattatacataaatttaataata
This DNA window, taken from Antedon mediterranea chromosome 9, ecAntMedi1.1, whole genome shotgun sequence, encodes the following:
- the LOC140059583 gene encoding orphan steroid hormone receptor 2-like isoform X3; the encoded protein is MNLITVQAGPHPVEAYKVQQVSVNQQTVDHIVKIPTTVAGLDHQTMERLAKLRDEDLMIKSPGTPKYSPQRPVEYCVVCGDRASGRHYGAISCEGCKGFFKRSIRKSLGYTCRSNKDCPINKHHRNRCQYCRLQKCLTMGMKPDLQSKLHPFTPAVQCERTPLKQREKSPGNCAASTDKIYIRKDLRSPLAATPTFAPTVDKPATSRTGLFDQGILINVPTSTTTQLSTETTTTDLSTLASVVTSLANMNKKGESGSAIEGLEEEMLVIANGETSGDLQAGGDKSNISKAFDTLAKALNAQSENAEGGGSSESGTGVSFNGSLSQSDDQPLVDLEGAILNESHMQFKLTTPSPMPQFLNVHYICESASRLLFLSMHWARSIQAFQIMGSDCHTAMVQKCWSELFTLGLGQCSQSMALSTILTAIVNHLQTSLQQDKLSADRVKAVMEHIWKLQEFVSTLSRLQVDSNEYAYLKALVLFSSDHPGLPNPKQINLFQERVLKEFREYEYTAYPNNPDRFGKLIMRLPSLRLLSPTIMEELFFAGLIGNVQIDSIIPYILRMETTDYNAQITLAVST